A part of Limihaloglobus sulfuriphilus genomic DNA contains:
- a CDS encoding cellulase family glycosylhydrolase: MISTFQRSSFHTSRIAKTVFLIGLAVSLFPLSATAESRLWINTDADSDWHSQANWDTGVPAAGDHALIKGDIPGVWPVIRTAQTAAPGGIWIGYSNTASTPAVNLEYGGRLETDQISVGFIAGGVMNIEGGTLEAASSITLGGGNAEYGYSRGTVNIFAGRSRTANLFFGSHDGQAYMGGTGRLNLFGGSLRTHILEGLDNQGSSINIENGVLVISGDYTLQDVDNWVNTGRLSAFGGKGKIVAEDVGYIVITAQGPRYGLSSFYDDGQIDLDDAAAMAQNWLASDCSAENQWCGGADINGDGSVNTEDFTRLARHWQSGPYYGLRVQSDGNLYANGVPYSGFGVNYFDCFVDQIKNPSNGYYVAGLEGLGERNIKYARMAGCGFWPVDMQMYFDDKTRYLRTMDRIVNTAEENGVGLIPSLFWTHYTIADILGEPVNSVGNENSQTAATMKEYIREIVTRYKNSPAIWGWEVGNEWNLPTDLPNAEAHRPPTYTNLGNPAERTEQDELTSEMQAAVMRFVAAEIRKYDPYRLISSGNSYPRQSSWNQWQFSSWETDTIEQKRLMFKLQNPDPINCISVHYYDTARDLELAKSVADSVGKVLFVGEFGASGTTQQTQDDFYERLNYVQASNAPISGLWNYNRNFPNDDYNILPDYSHPRHYQLEAIMQLNE; encoded by the coding sequence ATGATAAGTACATTCCAAAGAAGTAGTTTTCATACCTCCAGAATCGCAAAAACGGTTTTTCTGATCGGACTTGCCGTTAGCCTTTTCCCGCTTTCAGCGACCGCAGAAAGCCGGCTCTGGATAAACACAGACGCCGATTCAGACTGGCACAGCCAGGCCAACTGGGATACTGGCGTCCCCGCAGCCGGCGACCACGCATTGATAAAAGGCGATATCCCCGGAGTCTGGCCTGTTATAAGAACGGCACAGACCGCGGCGCCGGGCGGAATATGGATCGGCTACAGCAACACTGCCAGCACACCCGCTGTTAATCTCGAATATGGCGGCAGACTCGAAACAGATCAGATATCTGTCGGATTTATCGCAGGGGGAGTGATGAACATCGAAGGCGGAACACTCGAAGCCGCATCCTCTATAACTCTGGGCGGCGGAAACGCAGAATACGGCTACAGCCGCGGCACAGTGAATATTTTCGCCGGCAGAAGTCGAACCGCCAATCTGTTCTTCGGCTCACACGATGGTCAGGCATACATGGGCGGCACGGGCAGACTGAATTTATTCGGCGGGAGCCTGCGAACCCACATTCTTGAGGGACTGGATAATCAGGGCAGCAGCATCAACATAGAAAACGGCGTACTTGTTATATCCGGAGATTACACACTCCAGGACGTGGACAACTGGGTAAACACGGGCAGACTTTCGGCATTCGGCGGCAAAGGCAAAATCGTTGCCGAGGATGTGGGCTATATTGTAATCACCGCCCAGGGGCCCAGATACGGTTTGAGCTCATTCTACGATGACGGGCAGATAGACCTCGATGACGCGGCGGCAATGGCACAGAACTGGCTTGCGTCTGATTGCTCAGCCGAAAATCAATGGTGCGGCGGCGCGGACATAAACGGCGACGGCTCTGTGAACACCGAAGATTTCACGCGGCTTGCCCGGCACTGGCAGAGCGGGCCTTACTACGGTCTGCGCGTGCAGAGCGACGGAAACCTCTACGCCAACGGCGTGCCTTACAGCGGCTTCGGCGTAAACTACTTTGATTGCTTTGTTGACCAGATCAAAAACCCCTCCAACGGCTATTATGTGGCGGGACTGGAAGGGCTTGGCGAGCGGAATATAAAATATGCCCGTATGGCAGGCTGCGGTTTCTGGCCGGTTGATATGCAGATGTATTTTGATGATAAGACCAGGTACCTGCGAACCATGGACAGGATTGTAAACACTGCCGAAGAAAACGGCGTGGGGCTTATCCCGTCGCTTTTCTGGACACACTACACCATTGCCGATATTCTCGGAGAGCCGGTAAACAGCGTAGGCAATGAAAACAGTCAGACCGCAGCAACAATGAAAGAATATATCCGCGAGATAGTAACCAGATACAAAAATTCTCCGGCGATCTGGGGCTGGGAAGTCGGCAACGAGTGGAATCTGCCCACGGACCTGCCAAACGCCGAGGCTCACCGCCCGCCGACATACACCAATCTTGGCAACCCCGCGGAGAGAACCGAACAGGACGAGCTGACATCTGAAATGCAGGCCGCCGTAATGAGATTCGTTGCCGCGGAGATCAGGAAATATGACCCGTACAGGCTGATATCATCGGGCAACAGCTACCCCCGCCAGTCTTCGTGGAATCAGTGGCAGTTCAGCAGCTGGGAAACGGACACCATCGAACAGAAACGGCTTATGTTCAAACTCCAGAACCCCGACCCGATTAACTGCATCTCTGTCCACTACTATGACACCGCAAGAGATCTTGAGCTTGCCAAGAGCGTGGCAGACAGTGTCGGCAAGGTACTGTTTGTCGGGGAATTCGGTGCTTCGGGCACTACACAGCAGACACAGGACGATTTCTATGAACGGCTGAATTACGTACAGGCCTCAAACGCACCAATATCGGGATTGTGGAACTACAACCGGAACTTTCCAAACGATGATTACAATATCCTGCCCGATTATTCACACCCAAGACACTACCAGCTCGAGGCTATTATGCAGCTCAACGAGTAG